Within Paenibacillus sabinae T27, the genomic segment ACCGGCCATTCTTTGAATGACCTGTTCGGGATAATCGCGGCTGTTCACCTTGAGCAGATTCTCCCTGATGAGGGCCGACACCTCCTCACTGTCTTGCGGACGGAAATCCCGTATGGCCATAGCGCTCACTGTTTGCACCTCCGGCAACTGTTATTCTTTAACCGCGATCCAAATGGACCAGCGATCCTGCTCATGGATGGGGCGGGCGCCAGTCAGCTTCTGTCCGATAAAATCCACCAGCTCCGAAAGCTCGTCATCGGTTAGTTCAAATAGCAGAGATCTTCCCGTCCGGCCCAGCAAATCCTGCCTCAACTGTCCGAAATCCTCATAGCTTCTTCTGGTTTCCCAGAAAGAGAGCTCAGTGATCAGGCGGAACCCGTTCTGCCGCAAAGCGTCGATTACATCATGACTATAGTGACGTCTCTGAATCTCGTGCTCAAGCAGTTTTGGATATTTCTCAAAAAAATACCCGCGGATATGGCTTGGACTTCCCGCAAGTGAACAATCTTCCGGCGTCCGGTCCTGGATAATGAATGTCCCGCCTGCCTTTAACACTCTATGTGCTTCTCGAAAGCAAGCGGCCAAGTCCTTAATATGATGAATTAATGCCCGTTCCAGCAACATATCGTACTGTCCATCTTTGAGACCCGTATCAAGCGCGCTCCCTTGAGCAAAGGCGATATTTGGAATATCTCTGCAATTTTCCGCCGCTCCGTCCAGCATTTCCGCAGAAAAATCCATCCCTGTCACATACACAGCCCCGGATTGCGCCAGTTCCTTCGTGTAAATCCCGCCGCCGCAGCCAAGATCCAGCACCCGTTTCCCTTGAAGCCGGACATGCTTCGCTATCGTCTGAATCCATTTAGCTGACGCCTCTCTGGAGGCATAGGTCGATTGATTTTTCTGATCGTGAAAGTCGATAGGCATCCTTATTGCCGCCTTTCCGCAATCTTTTTACAAATGCTTCCGAAACCCCTCCACACTCTCTTCCTTATAGCCCAGATGCTCATAGAGCTTATGCGCTTCTTTCCGCTGCCCGCCCGATACGAAAATGATATACGAGCAGTCTCTGGACCGCGCCGTCTGCTCGATTTCCAGCATCAGTCTTCTGCCAATCCCCTGTCTTCTGAAACGGCTGGCAACGACAACATTCTCGATAACCATAAAAGGCCTGCATTCTCCCACCAGATCCTGACAGATAATCCCCATCAGCGAGCCGGCTAACACTTCACCATGAAAAGCGCCCAGCAAAATATATCGTTCATCCTGCTCCAGCGATTCAAAAGCTTCTGCCAGCTTGGCATCATTGGTCTTTCTCTCCATCAGTTCCTCATATAAGCCGCTTAAACCGGGCAAGTGATCTCGGTCGATTCGTTGAATGGAAATCACACTCTGCCTGCCTTTTTCGTTTGAAGCAAAAGCTTCATGCAGTTCCTGTACGGTATGTATGCAATACGTCGGGGCAATAGCTTCCATCTCAGCCTCGCTGCCGTACCCGTACAAAACACCAATCGACGATATCCCGTTGTTATGCGCTCCGATAATGTCATGCTTCCGGTCCCCGATCATTACCGTGTCTGCTGTGTTCAGATTTTCTTGTTCAATAATATACCGGATGATTTCGCTTTTATCGGACAATGTACCGTCCAGGTTGCTTCCCACCACCGCATGAAAAAAATGCTCCAGCTCAAAATGCTTCAAAATCTTCTCGGCAAACACAAGCGGCTTGGAAGTCGCAACAATCAGAACGGCCTGCTGCTGAGTCAGCATAGTTAATAGTTCGGGAATCCCGGGGTAAAGCTGATTTTCGAAAATCCCCTTATCCGCAAAATACTCCCGGTAATACTGCACGGCCTGCCACGCATCTTCCTCGGAAAAATTGTAAAATTCCTTAAACGAATGAGTCAGCGGAGGCCCGATGAACGGCTCTAACCGGTCCAGATTGTCTTCGATAATACCGAACTTTGCAAGCGCGTACTGCACGGACTTTGTTATGCCGATCTTCGGGTCCGTCAGCGTTCCGTCCAGATCAAATAAAATATGCGAAAAATTCAAAAGCTCACCTTCTCTATCCGGATTACCTTCTTGTACTGTCACTTATATTCTCTTCTCAAAACATAGGCTGGACGGACAATCCGCGTATTCACCGAACCGTTCAATCTCG encodes:
- a CDS encoding class I SAM-dependent methyltransferase; protein product: MPIDFHDQKNQSTYASREASAKWIQTIAKHVRLQGKRVLDLGCGGGIYTKELAQSGAVYVTGMDFSAEMLDGAAENCRDIPNIAFAQGSALDTGLKDGQYDMLLERALIHHIKDLAACFREAHRVLKAGGTFIIQDRTPEDCSLAGSPSHIRGYFFEKYPKLLEHEIQRRHYSHDVIDALRQNGFRLITELSFWETRRSYEDFGQLRQDLLGRTGRSLLFELTDDELSELVDFIGQKLTGARPIHEQDRWSIWIAVKE
- a CDS encoding GNAT family N-acetyltransferase; this encodes MTVQEGNPDREGELLNFSHILFDLDGTLTDPKIGITKSVQYALAKFGIIEDNLDRLEPFIGPPLTHSFKEFYNFSEEDAWQAVQYYREYFADKGIFENQLYPGIPELLTMLTQQQAVLIVATSKPLVFAEKILKHFELEHFFHAVVGSNLDGTLSDKSEIIRYIIEQENLNTADTVMIGDRKHDIIGAHNNGISSIGVLYGYGSEAEMEAIAPTYCIHTVQELHEAFASNEKGRQSVISIQRIDRDHLPGLSGLYEELMERKTNDAKLAEAFESLEQDERYILLGAFHGEVLAGSLMGIICQDLVGECRPFMVIENVVVASRFRRQGIGRRLMLEIEQTARSRDCSYIIFVSGGQRKEAHKLYEHLGYKEESVEGFRKHL